A genomic stretch from Setaria viridis chromosome 1, Setaria_viridis_v4.0, whole genome shotgun sequence includes:
- the LOC117865297 gene encoding uncharacterized protein, which translates to MNISRAEEFLRSRQRRSRKHSSPPTRSPSPTLGEPREFSYPTLPAVLISRRRLSPARPAGSGSRKQAPFSPTYPTGPFPGPTKQLPHSATPLPGSKDSTAPRPPSWLILDRFVHRSRRYGVVDCDATASYPAEDCIGRRISASLRIAGSPAVSRLYLHWPSRPWIQGMKEPAVIAAHGHSILFKVYVPFCDPHCHRPCFFPIDYFVYSAPCSPFSPPRLRRLPVCKDGVHTEPDDRFFQPYRRQQQRVMLDRGMGLLCHGEDGEFTVADLTHCYYHEVELCVLHDPPLGRRAEIGWSVERLQIPPDMHMRGLDLFSFNSDAVIPIHGCFLAWVDYYQGMLLVDVLHADVDPQLNFIPLPAETLLSCRVNYDEGCPDPARCVSVTDSGTIKLVCIITGTSPSFTIATWTLVDMDQGVWEKNGTAMEDIQFWGLYAGLNLPWVHPSFPVVSLVDPDVICFLLKEEDSHNFWMIEVNMRTEVLQSSAIYINEEEEERYSSKKTPRNFFDGHCFIPSKFSAYLEKDAITSQELSDVMQKKVIQRRAMQKSGVILLN; encoded by the coding sequence ATGAACATCTCTCGCGCGGAGGAATTCCTCCGGAGCCGGCAGAGGCGCTCCCGGAAGCATTCATCTCCTCCGACGCGCTCCCCTAGCCCGACCTTGGGGGAGCCACGAGAGTTTTCCTATCCGACGCTCCCCGCCGTCCTGATCTCGAGGAGGCGGCTCTCTCCGGCGCGCCCCGCCGGCTCGGGCTCGAGGAAGCAGGCCCCTTTCTCTCCGACGTACCCCACCGGCCCGTTCCCGGGGCCGACGAAGCAGCTCCCCCACTCCGCGACGCCCCTCCCCGGCTCGAAGGATTCCACCGCGCCGCGGCCCCCAAGCTGGCTAATCCTCGACCGCTTCGTCCACCGCAGCAGGCGGTACGGGGTCGTCGATTGTGACGCCACGGCCTCGTACCCCGCCGAGGACTGCATCGGCAGACGCATCAGCGCCTCCCTCAGGATTGCCGGGTCTCCCGCGGTCTCCCGCCTGTATCTCCACTGGCCGAGCAGGCCGTGGATCCAGGGCATGAAGGAGCCCGCCGTCATCGCCGCCCACGGccactccatccttttcaagGTCTACGTGCCCTTCTGTGATCCTCATTGCCACAGACCCTGCTTCTTCCCCATCGATTACTTCGTCTACTCGGCCCCCTGCTCGCCGTTTTCGCCGCCACGGCTCAGGCGCCTCCCAGTTTGCAAAGATGGTGTGCACACTGAGCCCGATGACAGGTTCTTCCAACCGTACcggcgccagcagcagcgggTCATGCTGGACCGAGGGATGGGCCTCCTCTGTCATGGTGAAGATGGTGAGTTCACTGTGGCGGATCTTACTCACTGTTACTACCACGAGGTCGAGCTCTGCGTGCTGCATGATCCGCCTCTTGGCCGCCGCGCTGAAATTGGATGGAGCGTTGAGCGGCTGCAGATCCCTCCTGACATGCATATGAGGGGCCTCGACCTCTTCTCGTTCAACTCCGACGCTGTCATCCCCATCCACGGTTGCTTCTTGGCCTGGGTCGACTACTACCAAGGCATGCTTCTTGTGGATGTCCTCCACGCAGATGTTGATCCGCAGCTCAACTTCATCCCACTGCCCGCGGAGACTCTGCTGTCTTGCCGCGTGAACTACGACGAAGGCTGTCCAGACCCAGCTAGGTGTGTCAGCGTCACTGATTCTGGCACCATCAAGCTCGTGTGCATTATCACAGGTACTTCTCCTTCTTTCACCATAGCAACATGGACTTTGGTTGACATGGACCAAGGTGTATGGGAGAAGAATGGCACCGCCATGGAGGACATCCAATTCTGGGGCCTTTACGCCGGCCTGAATCTTCCATGGGTACATCCAAGTTTTCCAGTGGTAAGCTTGGTTGATCCGGATGTCATCTGCTTCTTGCTAAAGGAGGAGGACAGCCACAATTTCTGGATGATTGAGGTTAACATGAGGACCGAGGTGCTGCAGTCCAGTGCCATCTATAttaatgaagaagaagaagaacggtACTCCTCTAAGAAGACCCCAAGGAACTTCTTTGATGGTCATTGCTTTATCCCCAGCAAGTTCTCTGCATACTTGGAGAAGGATGCCATCACAAG
- the LOC117866981 gene encoding uncharacterized protein: MGSEGKSRKRRSSPSSGEEEGRERKRRDKKESRRSSREDREEEDDRHKKRKKNKHSDRNKGKERDSKERHSKEEKSKRKDKDAVVKEISKDDYFAKNNEFATWLKEEKGKYFSDLSSESAHDLFLKFVKQWNKGKLPSQYYEGITSGPRSAHNWNIKA, from the exons atggGCAGCGAGGGGAAATCGAGGAAACGCCGCTCCTCTCCCTCTTCAG gggaggaagaggggagGGAACGGAAGAGGCGGGACAAGAAGGAGAGCAGGAGGAGCAGCCGGGAggacagggaggaggaagacgacaggcacaagaagaggaagaagaacaagcacaGCGACAGGAACAAAGGCAAAG AGAGGGATTCGAAGGAGAGACATTCCAAAGAGGAGAAGAGCAAGAGAAAAGACAAGGATGCA GTCGTCAAAGAAATATCTAAAGATGACTACTTTGCAAAGAACAATGAGTTTGCAACCTGGTTGAAGGAAGAAAAGGGCAAATATTTTTCAGATCTTTCTTCAGAGTCTGCTCATGATCTGTTCCTTAAATTTGTGAAGCAATGGAACAAAGGAAAGCTGCCATCACAATACTACGAGGGGATTACAAGCGGTCCACGATCAGCACACAATTGGAACATCAAAGCGTGA